In a single window of the Centroberyx gerrardi isolate f3 chromosome 17, fCenGer3.hap1.cur.20231027, whole genome shotgun sequence genome:
- the rdh14a gene encoding retinol dehydrogenase 14a — protein sequence MACRDMNRAEEAAREIRLETGADTKQLVVKQLDLASLKSVHTFCQDIIKEEPRIDVLINNAGIYQCPYTKTEDGFEMQFGVNHLGHFLLTHLLLDLLKRSAPSRVVVVSSKLYKHGHVNFEDLNSEQSYDKAFAYSRSKLANLLFTCELARRLEGTGVTVNALTPGIVRTNLGRHVHVPVLAKPLFSLVSWGLFKNPEEGARTSVYLACSPDIEGVQGKCFADCQPQVLLAKATDQEVASKLWDISEVMVGITT from the exons ATGGCCTGTAGGGACATGAACAGGGCTGAAGAGGCAGCCCGGGAGATCCGACTGGAAACTGGCGCAGACACTAAACAACTAGTCGTCAAACAGCTGGACCTCGCTTCGCTCAAATCCGTGCACACTTTCTGTCAAGACATAATAAAG GAGGAGCCCCGGATAGATGTGCTGATCAACAACGCTGGGATCTACCAGTGCCCTTACACCAAAACGGAGGATGGCTTCGAGATGCAGTTTGGCGTCAACCACCTCGGCCACTTCCTCCTTACCCACCTGCTGTTGGACCTCCTGAAGCGATCGGCCCCCAGCCGCGTCGTGGTTGTCTCCTCCAAACTCTATAAGCACGGTCACGTTAACTTTGAGGACCTGAACAGCGAGCAGAGCTACGACAAGGCCTTCGCCTATAGTCGCAGCAAACTGGCCAACCTCCTGTTTACCTGTGAGCTGGCCCGTCGACTCGAAGGCACCGGCGTGACGGTTAACGCTCTGACTCCTGGTATAGTGAGGACGAATCTGGGGAGGCATGTCCACGTCCCTGTGTTAGCCAAGCCCTTGTTTAGCCTGGTCTCCTGGGGACTATTTAAAAACCCCGAGGAAGGGGCTCGGACTTCAGTCTATCTGGCTTGCAGCCCGGACATAGAGGGCGTTCAGGGGAAGTGCTTTGCAGACTGTCAGCCGCAGGTTCTTCTGGCCAAGGCCACAGACCAAGAAGTGGCCAGTAAACTGTGGGATATCAGTGAAGTCATGGTGGGAATAACCACATGA